A region of Thermococcus argininiproducens DNA encodes the following proteins:
- a CDS encoding 30S ribosomal protein S17 — MRDIGLRIQPPAEKCDDPKCPWHGHIKVHGRVFEGIVVSDKPRHTVTVERQYYHYLKKYERYELRRSKVHAHNPPCINAKAGDKVIIAETRPLSKTKSFVVVAVTQKAEER; from the coding sequence ATGAGAGACATTGGATTGAGAATACAGCCTCCTGCGGAAAAGTGTGATGACCCAAAATGCCCTTGGCATGGCCATATAAAAGTGCACGGTCGAGTATTCGAAGGAATAGTGGTTAGCGATAAGCCAAGACACACAGTTACTGTTGAGAGACAGTACTATCACTATCTAAAAAAATACGAGCGTTATGAACTTAGAAGAAGCAAAGTTCATGCTCACAATCCACCATGCATTAATGCAAAGGCTGGGGACAAAGTAATTATAGCTGAAACCAGGCCACTTAGTAAAACAAAGAGCTTTGTAGTAGTTGCAGTCACGCAAAAGGCAGAGGAGAGGTGA
- a CDS encoding 50S ribosomal protein L18, with protein sequence MAHGPRYRVPFRRRREGKTNYHKRLALLKSGKPRLVVRKTLNHHIAQIVLYGSEGDKTVVSAHTRELMRDFGWKGHGGNTPSAYLLGLLIGYKALEKGIEEAILDIGLHPPTKGSSIFAVLKGAVDAGLDVPHSEEIYPGEDRVNGEHIARYAKMLKEENEEKYRKQFGGYLVKGLEPEKLPEHFEEVKARIIEKFEKVRA encoded by the coding sequence ATGGCTCACGGACCAAGATATAGAGTTCCATTTAGGAGAAGAAGGGAAGGTAAGACTAATTATCACAAGAGGCTTGCACTCTTAAAATCGGGCAAGCCTAGATTAGTCGTGAGAAAAACACTTAATCATCATATCGCTCAGATAGTCCTTTATGGTTCAGAAGGTGACAAAACGGTTGTTTCAGCTCACACGAGAGAACTCATGAGAGACTTTGGATGGAAAGGTCATGGAGGGAACACTCCAAGTGCATATCTCCTTGGACTATTGATTGGATATAAAGCATTAGAAAAGGGCATTGAAGAGGCAATACTTGATATAGGACTCCACCCACCTACAAAAGGCTCAAGCATCTTCGCTGTCCTTAAAGGAGCAGTTGATGCTGGTCTTGATGTTCCTCATAGCGAAGAAATTTACCCCGGAGAGGATAGAGTAAATGGTGAACACATAGCTAGATATGCAAAGATGCTCAAAGAAGAGAATGAAGAAAAGTACAGAAAGCAATTTGGAGGATACCTTGTTAAAGGGCTTGAACCTGAAAAGCTTCCTGAACACTTTGAAGAGGTTAAAGCGAGAATCATTGAGAAATTTGAGAAGGTGAGAGCATGA
- a CDS encoding 50S ribosomal protein L30: MAKLALIRVRGRVNVKRPVKDTLGMLRLHKINHLVIIDETPAYTGMIQKVKDYITWGEITAETLAKLIEKRGRLSGNRRVTEEYVQEKLGMSIKEFAEKVITGEMKLSDLPGLKPVFRMHPPRGGFKSKKRTFKEGGALGYRGEAINELIERML; this comes from the coding sequence ATGGCAAAACTTGCATTGATTAGGGTAAGAGGCAGAGTAAATGTAAAGAGGCCTGTAAAGGATACATTAGGCATGCTTAGACTTCATAAGATAAACCACTTAGTGATAATAGATGAAACTCCCGCGTATACTGGGATGATCCAGAAAGTCAAGGATTACATAACTTGGGGGGAGATAACTGCAGAAACTTTAGCAAAGCTTATTGAGAAAAGAGGAAGATTATCTGGGAACAGACGTGTAACAGAAGAATATGTTCAAGAAAAACTTGGAATGAGCATCAAGGAATTTGCAGAAAAAGTTATAACAGGGGAAATGAAGCTTAGTGATTTACCAGGTCTTAAGCCAGTCTTCAGGATGCACCCACCAAGAGGAGGATTCAAGAGCAAGAAGAGGACCTTCAAAGAGGGTGGCGCTTTAGGTTATAGAGGAGAGGCCATTAACGAGCTTATAGAGAGAATGCTATGA
- the secY gene encoding preprotein translocase subunit SecY, translating into MGARDIIYKIEHAFPEIDRPKRHVPLKEKFAWTVVALLLYFAMAEIPLFGIPERVQDYFLTLRVVLAGRNGSLLTLGIGPIVTAGIIMQLLVGSEIIRLDLSNPEDRRFYQALQKVFAVFMCFFEAGVYVFAGAFGNPTLTIKVLLVLQLAFGGVMVMIMDELVSKWGIGSGISLFIAAGVSQTIVTQSLNPLTTSAAIDPLTGEPAIIGAIPAFIQHIIQGDLMGALYRRGMPDMLSVIATVVIFLIVVYLESMRVEIPLSYGRVTVRGRYPIRFMYVSNIPIILTFALYANIQLWARLLQRIGYPILGTFDESGAAISGFVRYVLPPRDIFSVMADPIRALVYALLTITFSLIFGFLWVELTGLDARSIARQLQRAGLQIPGFRRDPRILERVLQRYIPYVTFWGAFTLAVVAVLADFLGALGTGTGILLTVGILYRFYEEIAREQATEMFPALRRFFG; encoded by the coding sequence ATGGGAGCAAGGGATATAATCTATAAAATAGAACATGCATTCCCAGAAATTGATCGACCAAAAAGACATGTGCCGTTGAAGGAGAAGTTTGCTTGGACCGTAGTTGCATTACTGCTATATTTTGCTATGGCGGAGATTCCTCTTTTTGGAATACCAGAAAGAGTTCAGGATTACTTCCTAACATTAAGAGTTGTTCTTGCAGGTAGAAATGGTAGCCTTTTGACATTAGGTATTGGACCTATCGTCACAGCGGGAATTATCATGCAACTCTTAGTTGGTTCAGAGATCATAAGACTTGACCTCTCAAATCCAGAAGATAGAAGGTTTTATCAGGCACTCCAGAAGGTTTTTGCAGTTTTCATGTGTTTCTTTGAAGCTGGAGTGTATGTATTTGCAGGAGCTTTTGGAAATCCAACGCTTACAATTAAGGTACTCTTAGTGCTTCAGCTTGCATTTGGTGGAGTAATGGTCATGATCATGGATGAACTTGTAAGCAAGTGGGGAATCGGGAGTGGTATAAGTCTTTTCATTGCTGCTGGAGTTTCTCAGACAATTGTGACTCAATCTCTTAACCCTCTCACAACGAGTGCTGCAATTGATCCCCTTACAGGTGAACCGGCAATAATTGGAGCTATACCTGCTTTCATTCAGCATATAATTCAAGGAGATCTCATGGGAGCCCTTTATAGAAGGGGAATGCCAGATATGCTTAGTGTTATAGCTACCGTAGTGATATTTCTAATAGTTGTTTATCTTGAGAGCATGCGCGTGGAGATACCCCTTAGCTATGGAAGAGTAACTGTAAGAGGAAGATATCCAATTAGATTCATGTATGTTAGTAATATCCCAATTATCCTTACTTTTGCTCTCTATGCGAATATACAACTCTGGGCTAGGCTTCTTCAGAGAATAGGTTATCCAATACTTGGAACATTTGATGAAAGTGGAGCTGCAATTTCAGGATTTGTTAGATATGTCTTACCACCTAGAGATATATTCAGCGTAATGGCAGACCCAATAAGGGCTCTGGTTTATGCTTTGTTGACAATAACGTTTTCATTGATCTTTGGATTTCTATGGGTTGAGCTCACAGGTCTAGACGCAAGAAGCATTGCAAGACAGCTTCAAAGGGCTGGACTCCAAATCCCTGGATTCAGAAGAGATCCAAGAATACTTGAAAGAGTTCTCCAAAGATATATTCCCTATGTCACGTTCTGGGGAGCTTTTACATTAGCAGTCGTGGCAGTATTGGCAGATTTCCTTGGTGCTCTGGGAACTGGAACTGGTATATTGCTTACCGTTGGTATTCTCTATAGATTCTATGAAGAAATAGCAAGAGAACAGGCCACTGAGATGTTCCCAGCATTGCGTAGATTCTTTGGATGA
- the rpsE gene encoding 30S ribosomal protein S5, translating to MSQEWKEYAQRVLEEWQPRTKLGMLVKEGQITDIHEVFRRGYQIKEPEIVDVLLPEVNTRENQEVLDIALTVRMTDSGRRVRFRVLAAVGNRDGYVGLGIGHGKEVGIAIRKAINYAKMNIIEIKRGCGSWECRCRRPHSIPFAVEGKSSSVKVRLMPGPRGLGLVIGDVGKKILALAGVKDVWSQTLGETRTTVNFAKAVFEALYNTNSVAVKPEMIERYGIVIGREMPQNFEL from the coding sequence ATGAGTCAGGAGTGGAAAGAGTACGCTCAAAGGGTTTTAGAAGAATGGCAACCAAGAACAAAACTAGGTATGCTCGTTAAGGAAGGCCAAATTACTGATATTCATGAAGTCTTTAGGAGAGGTTATCAGATAAAAGAACCAGAAATAGTTGATGTGCTCCTTCCAGAGGTTAACACAAGGGAAAACCAGGAAGTGCTTGATATAGCTCTAACAGTGAGAATGACCGACAGTGGTAGGAGAGTTAGATTTAGAGTATTGGCAGCAGTAGGTAACAGAGATGGTTATGTGGGACTTGGAATAGGTCATGGAAAGGAAGTAGGTATTGCAATTAGGAAGGCAATAAACTATGCTAAAATGAACATCATTGAAATAAAAAGAGGTTGTGGTTCATGGGAATGCAGGTGCAGAAGACCACACTCAATTCCATTTGCAGTTGAGGGTAAAAGCAGTAGCGTAAAAGTCAGACTCATGCCTGGGCCAAGAGGACTTGGACTTGTTATTGGTGACGTAGGTAAAAAGATACTTGCCTTGGCAGGAGTTAAAGATGTTTGGTCACAGACTCTTGGTGAGACAAGAACAACAGTTAACTTTGCAAAAGCAGTTTTTGAGGCCTTATACAACACCAATAGTGTCGCTGTAAAACCTGAAATGATTGAGCGCTATGGTATAGTTATAGGTAGAGAGATGCCACAGAACTTTGAACTGTGA
- a CDS encoding 50S ribosomal protein L32e, with protein sequence MNEKARLLRIRAKLKRKKPKFLRQEWWRFPKFKNDPKWRKPKGTDSKMRVKLKGKARSPSIGWSSPKAVRGLHPSGYEEVLVHNAKELESIDPTRQAARIASTVGKKKRIMIIERAKELGIKVLNAR encoded by the coding sequence ATGAACGAAAAAGCGAGACTGTTGAGAATAAGAGCTAAACTCAAGAGAAAGAAACCCAAATTCCTCAGACAGGAGTGGTGGAGGTTTCCAAAGTTCAAAAATGATCCTAAATGGAGAAAGCCAAAAGGAACTGACAGTAAGATGAGAGTTAAACTGAAAGGTAAAGCAAGGTCTCCAAGTATTGGATGGAGCTCACCAAAGGCTGTTAGAGGGCTTCATCCAAGCGGATATGAGGAAGTGCTTGTCCACAATGCTAAAGAACTTGAATCTATTGATCCAACAAGACAAGCAGCTAGGATCGCAAGTACCGTTGGGAAGAAGAAGAGGATCATGATAATTGAGAGGGCTAAGGAATTGGGTATTAAGGTGCTCAATGCGAGGTGA
- a CDS encoding 50S ribosomal protein L19e — protein MLKMQRRIAAELLKCGENRIWIDPERIEDVKSAITREDIRRLINEGVVKKKPLKGQSRYRAKVRQEAKKKGRHRGHGNRKGKKTARMGKKEKWIMTIRALRKELRKLKAEKKIDEHTYRNLYIRAKGGQFKNKHQLYLFMEERGILKR, from the coding sequence ATGCTTAAGATGCAGAGAAGAATTGCAGCTGAACTGTTGAAGTGTGGCGAGAATAGGATTTGGATTGATCCTGAGAGGATTGAGGACGTTAAATCCGCAATCACTAGGGAGGACATTAGGAGATTGATAAATGAAGGGGTTGTTAAGAAAAAGCCCCTTAAAGGACAAAGCAGGTACAGAGCAAAAGTTAGGCAAGAAGCAAAGAAGAAAGGTAGACACAGGGGACATGGAAATAGAAAAGGTAAAAAGACAGCAAGAATGGGTAAGAAGGAGAAGTGGATAATGACTATAAGAGCACTTAGAAAAGAGCTCAGGAAGCTCAAAGCTGAGAAAAAAATTGATGAACATACATACCGCAATCTTTACATAAGGGCTAAAGGTGGCCAGTTTAAGAACAAACACCAGCTTTACCTGTTCATGGAAGAGAGGGGTATATTAAAGAGGTGA
- a CDS encoding 50S ribosomal protein L6: MPVDAWVREEVEIPEGVTVEINGNLVKVKGPKGEVERELSYPGFKLFAEDNKVVIYKDFPRRKDIAIARTFKAHITNMIKGVTEGLTYKLKVVYSHFPITVKVQGDKVYIENFLGEKAPRVAKILPGVTVRVRGGEILVEGIDKEKVGQTAANIEQATKVVGRDRRVFQDGIYIVEKAGKPIKF, translated from the coding sequence ATGCCAGTTGATGCATGGGTGAGGGAAGAAGTTGAAATTCCAGAAGGAGTTACAGTTGAAATAAATGGTAACCTTGTAAAAGTGAAAGGACCAAAAGGAGAAGTTGAACGAGAACTCAGTTATCCTGGCTTTAAGCTCTTTGCAGAGGACAATAAGGTTGTCATCTACAAGGACTTTCCAAGGAGAAAAGATATTGCAATCGCAAGGACATTCAAGGCACACATAACAAACATGATTAAGGGAGTCACGGAGGGCCTTACTTACAAGCTTAAGGTGGTTTACAGTCACTTTCCAATAACAGTAAAAGTGCAAGGTGACAAAGTTTACATCGAGAATTTCCTTGGTGAAAAGGCTCCTAGAGTTGCCAAGATACTTCCGGGAGTCACTGTGAGGGTTAGAGGTGGAGAAATTCTTGTAGAAGGAATCGACAAAGAGAAGGTAGGACAAACCGCAGCAAACATCGAGCAAGCAACTAAGGTGGTTGGTAGAGATAGAAGAGTATTCCAAGATGGTATCTACATTGTGGAAAAAGCTGGTAAACCTATAAAGTTCTGA
- the rplX gene encoding 50S ribosomal protein L24, which produces MRLKSKQPRKQRKFLYNAPLHLRHKIVSATLSRELRQKYGIRSLPIRSGDKVKILRGDFKGHEGKVIEVDLKRYRLHIEGVTVKKVSGTEVFYPIHPSNVMIVDLNLEDERRKKIIERRA; this is translated from the coding sequence ATGAGATTGAAAAGTAAACAACCGAGAAAGCAAAGAAAGTTTTTGTACAATGCTCCTCTTCATTTGAGGCACAAAATCGTTAGTGCCACACTCTCAAGGGAACTCAGACAAAAGTACGGTATTAGAAGTTTGCCAATAAGGAGTGGAGATAAGGTAAAGATACTTAGAGGGGACTTCAAGGGTCATGAAGGAAAAGTGATTGAAGTAGATCTTAAGAGGTATAGACTTCATATCGAGGGAGTTACTGTAAAGAAAGTAAGTGGAACTGAAGTATTCTATCCGATCCATCCATCAAATGTTATGATTGTTGATCTTAACCTTGAAGATGAGAGAAGAAAGAAAATAATTGAGAGGAGGGCTTGA
- a CDS encoding 30S ribosomal protein S4e: MARKGAKRHLKRLAAPTQWYIERKVFKWAVRPSPGPHTMRTSIPLIYIIRDYLGYARTGREARKVLNEGKVLVDGKVRKDYKFPVGIMDVVSIPETEEYYRVLPNRIGKLILHPISEEEAKIKPLRISNKRMVKGGNLQLNFHDGTNHLVKLSSLTDETKDAFRTADTVLVKVPEREIVEVLPFDVGAFVFVVQGKNVARMGKIVEVRHFPGGWPDVVTIEDKEGELFDTLKDYAFVLGKEEPKISLP, encoded by the coding sequence ATGGCGAGGAAGGGTGCTAAGAGACACCTTAAAAGACTTGCTGCCCCAACTCAATGGTATATCGAAAGAAAAGTTTTCAAATGGGCAGTTAGACCGTCACCAGGGCCTCACACTATGAGGACTTCAATACCTCTCATCTACATAATTAGGGATTACTTGGGCTATGCTAGAACAGGAAGAGAGGCTAGGAAAGTCCTCAATGAAGGCAAAGTACTTGTTGATGGAAAAGTAAGAAAGGACTACAAATTCCCAGTAGGTATAATGGATGTCGTTTCAATTCCAGAAACTGAAGAATACTACAGAGTGCTTCCAAATAGGATTGGAAAATTAATTCTCCATCCAATAAGTGAAGAAGAGGCCAAAATAAAACCCCTCAGGATAAGCAATAAGAGGATGGTAAAGGGAGGTAATCTGCAACTTAACTTCCATGATGGTACAAACCACTTAGTTAAGCTCAGTTCACTCACAGATGAGACCAAAGATGCCTTTAGAACTGCAGATACAGTTCTAGTAAAAGTTCCAGAGAGAGAAATAGTTGAAGTTCTACCGTTTGATGTAGGGGCTTTTGTCTTTGTCGTACAAGGTAAAAACGTTGCAAGAATGGGTAAAATAGTTGAAGTGAGACACTTCCCAGGTGGATGGCCCGATGTGGTTACAATTGAAGACAAAGAAGGAGAGCTATTTGATACATTGAAAGATTATGCATTCGTTTTGGGTAAGGAAGAGCCAAAAATTTCATTACCGTGA
- a CDS encoding ribonuclease P protein component 1, translating into MRWNSEKRKNRASRRPQRKGEALIGRTWIFRGLNRSGMTRKTLILHELIGLKVKVVKSSHPGLIGIEGYVIDETKNTLTILGRKVWKIPKIVAEFEFEVDDKKIRIKGEELVGRPEMRLKKR; encoded by the coding sequence ATGCGGTGGAACAGCGAAAAACGGAAGAATAGAGCTTCAAGGAGACCACAGAGAAAAGGTGAAGCGCTTATTGGCAGAACTTGGATTTTCAGAGGACTTAATAGAAGTGGAATGACAAGGAAAACACTAATCCTCCATGAACTCATAGGACTGAAAGTTAAAGTGGTAAAGAGCTCTCATCCGGGGTTGATAGGAATTGAAGGATATGTGATTGACGAGACTAAAAATACTCTCACAATCCTTGGAAGGAAAGTATGGAAAATTCCCAAAATCGTTGCGGAGTTTGAATTTGAGGTTGATGATAAAAAAATTCGAATAAAGGGAGAAGAACTGGTTGGAAGGCCCGAGATGAGATTGAAAAAGAGGTGA
- the rpmC gene encoding 50S ribosomal protein L29 has protein sequence MKPSEIREMSIEEIEAKIRELRLELAKERGMLTMGTSLENPMVIRNLRRDIARLLTIKKEKLRSKR, from the coding sequence ATGAAGCCAAGTGAGATTAGAGAGATGAGCATAGAAGAGATTGAAGCAAAAATTAGAGAACTTAGACTTGAACTTGCGAAGGAGAGAGGAATGCTTACTATGGGTACCTCCTTGGAGAACCCTATGGTTATTAGGAACCTTAGGAGGGATATTGCCCGCCTACTAACAATAAAGAAGGAAAAGTTGAGGAGTAAAAGGTGA
- a CDS encoding 30S ribosomal protein S14 codes for MAKADYNKRKSRKFGKGARRCVRCGQFGPIVRIHGLMLCRHCFREVAPKLGFKKYD; via the coding sequence ATGGCAAAAGCTGATTACAATAAAAGAAAATCAAGGAAGTTTGGTAAAGGCGCGAGAAGATGCGTTAGATGCGGGCAATTTGGACCAATAGTTAGAATTCATGGGCTGATGCTTTGCAGACACTGCTTTAGAGAGGTAGCTCCAAAATTAGGATTTAAGAAATACGACTGA
- a CDS encoding 30S ribosomal protein S3 translates to MAIERYFIKEGIKEMLIDEYLEKELRRAGYGGLDIKKTPLGTKVVIFVERPGFVIGRGGRKIRELTRILERRFNLENPQIEVEEIKNPYFNAKVQATRLAQALERGVHFRRAAYAAIRAIMNNGARGVEIRISGKLTGERAKSVRFYQGYIAKVGNPAETLVSRGYAQALLKLGVLGVKVSIMPPDARLPDEIEIVEKPIEEEVSEQ, encoded by the coding sequence ATGGCGATCGAGAGATACTTCATAAAGGAAGGCATAAAAGAGATGCTCATCGATGAATATCTTGAGAAGGAGTTGAGAAGAGCAGGATACGGTGGACTCGACATTAAAAAGACTCCCCTTGGAACTAAGGTCGTTATATTTGTCGAACGGCCGGGTTTTGTTATTGGAAGGGGAGGTAGAAAGATTAGAGAACTCACAAGGATTCTTGAGAGACGGTTTAATCTAGAAAATCCACAAATAGAAGTTGAAGAAATCAAAAATCCGTACTTTAATGCTAAAGTTCAGGCAACCAGACTTGCTCAAGCATTAGAGAGAGGAGTTCACTTCAGAAGGGCAGCATATGCTGCAATACGAGCCATAATGAACAACGGGGCAAGAGGAGTGGAGATTAGAATTAGTGGCAAATTAACAGGAGAAAGAGCTAAGAGCGTCAGATTTTATCAAGGATACATTGCAAAGGTTGGAAATCCAGCTGAGACATTAGTTTCAAGAGGATATGCACAAGCACTACTAAAGCTTGGCGTGCTTGGTGTGAAGGTATCAATCATGCCTCCGGACGCAAGACTTCCCGATGAAATTGAGATCGTGGAGAAGCCAATTGAAGAAGAGGTGAGCGAGCAATGA
- the yciH gene encoding stress response translation initiation inhibitor YciH translates to MLFKEVLKEQQRIRIYIEKARYGKLKTIIEGIDEKEFNLDEIAKKLKAKLACGGTAKNGRIELQGDHREKVKRLLAELGFSEDLIEVE, encoded by the coding sequence ATGTTGTTTAAAGAAGTGTTAAAGGAACAACAAAGAATAAGAATCTATATTGAAAAGGCTCGATACGGAAAACTCAAGACTATAATTGAAGGTATTGATGAGAAAGAGTTTAACCTTGATGAAATAGCAAAAAAACTCAAGGCGAAGTTGGCATGCGGTGGAACAGCGAAAAACGGAAGAATAGAGCTTCAAGGAGACCACAGAGAAAAGGTGAAGCGCTTATTGGCAGAACTTGGATTTTCAGAGGACTTAATAGAAGTGGAATGA
- a CDS encoding 30S ribosomal protein S8: MTLLDPLANALSHITNSERVGKKEVYIKPASKLIGEVLRVMQENGYIGEFEFIDDGRAGIYRVQLLGKVNRAGAIKPRFSVKAKEYEKWEKRFLPAFEFGILVVSTSQGVMTHKEALEKGIGGRLIAYIY, encoded by the coding sequence ATGACTTTGTTAGATCCTTTGGCAAATGCATTGTCACATATCACAAATAGCGAGAGAGTTGGTAAGAAAGAGGTATACATAAAACCAGCTTCAAAACTTATTGGAGAAGTACTAAGAGTTATGCAAGAGAACGGCTATATTGGAGAATTTGAGTTTATTGATGATGGTAGAGCGGGAATTTACAGAGTTCAACTCTTAGGAAAAGTAAACAGAGCGGGTGCAATAAAGCCAAGATTCTCAGTAAAGGCCAAAGAATACGAGAAATGGGAAAAGAGGTTCCTTCCTGCATTCGAATTTGGTATACTGGTAGTATCAACCTCTCAAGGAGTTATGACTCACAAAGAGGCCCTAGAGAAGGGTATTGGTGGAAGGTTAATAGCTTACATCTACTGA
- a CDS encoding 50S ribosomal protein L14, which yields MAKKGAGATRGISPVRPTRALPIGAYLTVADNSGAKIIQIIGVVGYKGVRRRLASAGVGDMVIATVKKGRPDIRHQVVRAVIVRQRKEYKRLDGMRVKFEDNAAIITTPEGVPRGTEIRGPVAREAAEKWVRVGSIASIVL from the coding sequence ATGGCGAAAAAGGGTGCTGGTGCTACAAGAGGTATATCTCCGGTAAGACCAACAAGGGCTCTTCCCATTGGGGCTTACCTCACTGTAGCAGACAACTCTGGAGCAAAGATTATTCAAATTATTGGAGTAGTTGGGTACAAAGGAGTTAGAAGAAGACTAGCTTCAGCAGGCGTTGGAGACATGGTCATCGCAACAGTGAAGAAAGGAAGACCCGACATAAGACATCAAGTAGTTAGGGCAGTTATAGTCAGACAAAGAAAGGAATACAAAAGGCTTGATGGAATGAGAGTTAAGTTTGAAGACAATGCAGCAATTATAACAACACCAGAGGGTGTTCCAAGAGGGACTGAGATTAGAGGTCCTGTGGCAAGAGAGGCTGCTGAAAAGTGGGTTAGAGTTGGAAGTATTGCGAGCATAGTATTGTGA
- a CDS encoding 50S ribosomal protein L5, whose protein sequence is MITNREAILADWEAHPMRRPRIGKITINIGVGESGERLTKAETMLEALVGQKPIRRKAKKTNRDFGIRRGEPIAVKVTLRGQKAYDLLKRLLAAVDNRLKASSFDEHGNVCFGIDEHINIPGVEYDPEIGIFGMDVCVTLERPGYRIAIRKRRRHHIPTKHKLTKEEGMVFMQEEFGVQIVEG, encoded by the coding sequence ATGATAACTAACAGAGAGGCAATCTTGGCCGATTGGGAAGCTCATCCCATGAGGAGACCAAGAATTGGAAAGATAACAATAAACATTGGTGTGGGAGAGAGTGGTGAGAGATTGACAAAGGCAGAGACAATGTTAGAAGCTCTGGTAGGCCAGAAGCCAATAAGAAGGAAGGCCAAGAAAACAAATAGGGACTTTGGAATAAGAAGAGGAGAGCCAATTGCAGTCAAAGTAACTCTCAGAGGACAAAAAGCCTATGATCTCTTAAAGAGATTGCTCGCTGCCGTTGATAACAGACTCAAAGCCTCAAGTTTCGATGAACATGGAAATGTATGCTTTGGAATTGACGAGCACATAAACATACCGGGAGTTGAATATGATCCAGAGATAGGTATCTTCGGTATGGACGTTTGTGTAACACTAGAGAGGCCAGGATATAGAATAGCAATAAGGAAGAGAAGGAGGCATCACATTCCAACAAAGCATAAGCTTACCAAAGAAGAAGGAATGGTTTTTATGCAGGAGGAGTTTGGAGTCCAGATTGTGGAGGGATGA
- a CDS encoding uL15m family ribosomal protein, which translates to MIRRKKKVRKLRGSHTHGWGCKKKHRGGGHKGGRGMAGTGKRKKTKWTWVIKYMPDHLGKRGFKRPVEAQREIMAVNLRFIEEHLDELMQLGIAYEEEGKIVVDTTQFADKVLGSGKLTKPLVIKARAFSPKAEEKIVQAGGEALLA; encoded by the coding sequence ATGATTAGAAGAAAGAAAAAAGTGAGAAAGCTTCGCGGTTCCCACACTCACGGATGGGGTTGTAAAAAGAAGCACCGTGGTGGAGGGCACAAAGGCGGTAGAGGTATGGCAGGAACAGGAAAAAGAAAGAAGACGAAGTGGACATGGGTTATCAAGTATATGCCAGATCACCTAGGTAAGAGAGGGTTTAAAAGGCCTGTTGAGGCACAGAGGGAAATAATGGCAGTTAATCTTAGATTTATAGAAGAGCACTTGGACGAACTTATGCAGCTTGGCATTGCTTATGAGGAAGAAGGAAAAATAGTTGTTGACACAACCCAGTTTGCAGACAAAGTCCTTGGAAGCGGAAAGTTAACTAAACCTCTCGTTATCAAGGCTAGGGCATTCTCCCCCAAAGCTGAAGAAAAAATTGTTCAAGCTGGTGGAGAGGCCCTCCTTGCCTGA